Genomic window (Psychromonas sp. L1A2):
ACATGGGGGTCAAGATGTTACTTGCACCCACTAAAAGCATTGATAAAAAAGATGATTTAGAAAAAGTGTCCAACCTTCGTCTATATATTTCAGGGTTTATGGTCGCCGCTGGCAACCCTAAAGCGATTGTATTCTTTACTGCGTTCTTCCCTCAATTTATCGATACCAGCCAACCACTCTTTCCACAAATGGCCATTATGTGCCCAACCATGGCATTATTAGATTTCACCTTAGTCATGCTGTATGCCTTTTCTGCAAACAAGGTGTTAACAACAGGGAAAGCTAAATTGCATATTATTAATCGTATCAGCGGTGGTATTTTGGTCGGTGCGTCTGGTGCATTAGCCTTAACTAGCCGCGCATAAAACGCTTATTGATTCACGACCACTCACGTTATCTCCAGTGGTCGTGTTAATAATGATATAAATGGCAGTGTTACTCGCTGAGACTTTTTTATTTTAGAGTCTTATTTTATTTTTTAACGAGTAAAATATCGCAAGGCAATTCAGTTAATAATACAGTCGTTGTACTACCTATCCAAAAT
Coding sequences:
- a CDS encoding LysE family translocator, producing the protein MEFEVWLTYAVACLVLTATPGPSIFLGIVHSINYGLKRTIFTVLGDISANFIQMILVSIGLGLIIANSEFAFDIIKWLGAATLFYMGVKMLLAPTKSIDKKDDLEKVSNLRLYISGFMVAAGNPKAIVFFTAFFPQFIDTSQPLFPQMAIMCPTMALLDFTLVMLYAFSANKVLTTGKAKLHIINRISGGILVGASGALALTSRA